In the Planctomycetaceae bacterium genome, TCTGTCGCTGGTGACTCCCGGCTGAAATTTCCGGTGGTTAGCTTTCCGTTGAAAAATCGGGACGGCACGCAGGACGACTGGAAACCATGATTTCTTCAGGTCTCCTGTTCGAGCCAGTCCCGGTTTTCAACAGGCTGTTAAGTGAAGGTGCTGCGTTCGTGGCTTTTCAGAAGTTGCCTTTGTTCGAAAGATTTCACATGCGGAATGACTTTGTCGCTGGACACGCCCTTCGCGGCGTCACCCTGTTCGTGCTGGGGATCGTACGTCTTGCGTTTACATCCGCTGCACCCGCGGACGATGCTCCATCACTGAATACCCTGTTGCAGCCGTTTGTTGCCAAACATGAACTGGCGGGAGCCGTTGCAGTCGTCGCCGATCGAAATCAGATTCTCGCGTTAGAAATGGTTGGCTTCTCGGATGTCAGTCTTCATAAGCCGATGACGAAGGATGCGATGTTCTGGATTGCATCGCAGTCCAAGCCAATGACTGCAACTGCGGTGATGATGCTTGTCGATGAAGGCCGAATATCGCTGGATGATGCGGTCGAAACACATTTGCCGGAGTTCAAAGGCCAGATGGTAGTGACAGAAAAGTCAGACGATCAGGTAACGCTGCAACGTCCGGTTCGCCCCGTGACAATTCGTGACATTCTAAGTCATATGAGTGGCCTGCCGTTTCGATCGGCGATCGAGGAGCCAACGCTGGATGGGTTGCCACTGCGTGTTGCGGTTCAGAGTTACGCGATGACGTCTCTTCAGACGCAGCCGGGGACCAGGTATCAATATTCAAATGCCGGAATCAACACTGCTGCCCGCATTCTGGAAGTTCTGTCCGGCATGCCTTACGAAGATTTCATGCAGCAGCGTCTGTTCAATCCGCTTGGCATGAAAGATACCACGTTCTGGCCGAATGAAGAGCAAGTGACGCGCATTGCAAAGTCTTATCGACCAAACCCTGAAAAGGAAGATCTGATAGAAATACCGGTCAGTCAGTTAACTTATCCACTGAACAACCGAACGCAACGATTTCCAATGCCAGCAGGCGGGTTGTTTTCAACGGCTACCGATACTGCCATCTTCTGTCAGATGCTGCTGAACGGTGGAGAATGGAATGGCCGGCAGATCATCAGCAAAGCCGCACTGAAAGAACTGTCCTCGCGTCAAACCCCAGGCAGTGTGAAAGAGAGTTACGGTCTTGGTTTCGCATTGTCGCCCGACGGTTTTGGGCATGGAGGCGCGCAAGCGACCAGTATGCACGTCTATCCCGAAGAAGGGATCGTTATCGTATGGATGGTCCAGCACGCCGGTTTCCCGGGAGAAGGAGCCCGCGCGCAGGGTGTTTTTCGTAACTGGGCAACATCCCGGTCATGGGCGAATTGAATTGGCCTGAGTTGGACGGGAGAGCCGGGTCCATTACAGTGCTCTCATGGTTAACGAACGGCTGATGTTGGTGACGTGCTTCTGGTTGGTGACGCCTCTGGGTCGATAACGAGCCCCGGCGAGACAGGAGTGCGGAGCCTATGGAATGCGTCACTGTTATGGGGAGACGTTCATCAGGTGGTGTGACCTGAACCAGTTGACACTTGGAATGCTGCTGTTGATGTTCAACGGCTTTTTGATCTTGGAATCAGGTGCGAGCAGTGGGTTCGCACGAATTGAAGCGAGCGACGGAAACGTGTGTCCGTGAGTTCGTCTGACTTTCGGTTGTGGGCAGATGCCCGTGCAAGGGGAAATCAAGTAATGGATCAGGATGAGATTCTTCTGGACGCCGAAGAACGCATGGAAAAAGCAGTTTCCGTTCTCTCAAACGCCTTGAAAGGAATTCGAACGGGTCGTGCCAGTGCAGGTCTGGTGGACTCAGTCCGGGTTGAATACTACGGCTCTCCCACACCACTGAAGCAGATTGCCAACGTCAGCGTGCCAGAGCCTCAGCAGATCATGATTCGCCCGTTCGATAGTACTACGCTGGATGCGATCGCAAAGGCCATCACGAACAGTGACCTGGGCCTGGCGCCGAACAATGATGGACGCGTGATTCGACTGAATATTCCACCACTCTCCACGGAACGACGAAAGCAGCTGACAAGTCGTGTTAAGGAACTCGCCGAAGAAGCTCGTGTAGCGATCCGAAATATTCGACGCGATGCCAATAAGCACGCGGACCAGTCTGAAAAAGATAAAGTAATGTCCGAAGATGATCGCGACACCACCAAAGACAAAGTTCAGGATCTGACAAAGAAGTACGAAGGCATTGTCAACGATCGGGCCACGTCCAAGGAAACTGAGGTCATGGATAACTAGTGTGGTGCAGCCTTTCGGTTGTTGAATGACGCCGTAGCGGAGATCGTGAGAATTCTGACGCACGTCCAAATCCTGATCACGTCTGAATTCTTACGAATCCGGCTCCAGCGGGACAGAAACCAGGCAGCCATAAACAGCCGCCCGGAGCATACATCCGCCACCCGGAGCATACATCAGCCACCCAGAACAGTGCACATCTGAACGAGACACGTACGAGTGACCCGACGAACTGATTTTCAGACGCTCGAACAACAACTTCGCGAACTCCCGGCATGCGAACGGACAGACGAGTGGCCTACGGCCCAGTTCGAAGCGCTCAAACAGGCCGGTGGTCTTCGCTGGAACATCGGGCCTGAATTTGGTGGTGATGGACTCAGTTCGGCCGAGATGCTTTCGCTTTATCGTCAGCTTGCCTCGGCATCACTGGTGACAACGTTCATCCTGACCCAGCGAAATGCCGCCTGTCAGCGTATTGCGCTTGCCCGAGAAAGTGATCTGCGGACAAAGTTGCTGACACAATTATGCGAAGGCGCGATATTCTCGACGGTCGGGATTTCACATCTGACAACATCGCGACAGCATTTGAAGTCACCGCCGGTTTCAGTGACGGTCGATGGAAGCGATTACGTTTTGAATGGCGTTGTGCCCTGGGCCACAGGTGCCACGATGGCTGATGTTCTTGTGACTGGCGGAACATTATTCGATCAGACCCAGATTCTTGCAGCTATCCCAGCCCATCGTGCCGGCGTTTCCGTTGGTAAACCTGTAGAAATGCTTGCTCTGAACTCATCTCAGACGGGAGCCATTCATCTGCAGAATGTTCGTATTTCTGCAGAGGAAGTTCTGCACGGACCCGTCGAAAAAGTAATGTCGCAGGGAGCCGGTGGTGGAGCGGGGTCGCTGGGAACGTCAGCACTGGCCATTGGTGCTGCCGAGGGCACGATTCGACAGTTCGAAGTAGAGGTTGAGAAACGCCCGGAGCTTGCCGAATTTATCCTTCCCTTGAAGGCCGAAGCGAATCGTCTCGTGCTTGAACTGGAAAGGGCAGCGGAGGCTACGCAGGATGCGGGAACACAGGCGACCGAAGTTTTGCGGCGCGACGCCAATAGTCTGGTGACGCGATCTGCACAGGTCTGGCTGGCGGCAACAAAAGGAGCGGGATTTATTGCTGGTCATCCTGCAGAACGTGCGGTGCGTGAAAGCATGTTCTTTATGGTTTGGTCGTGTCCACAGCCCGTTCTGAACGCCAATCTGAAGGAACTAAGTTGTCGGCTGAACGACGAATGAAAGCACGTTCCATCAGGCTGAAAACATTCAGAGCGTCTTCGACGCAGATCGATGGCAGAGCCCGTTGGAGACGCCGCCAGAATCCGTGCAAAAGCTCAAACACAAAGGAAACCCGATGAAGGCTTTGGTGACGGGGGGCGGTGGTTTTCTCGGCCTGTACATTGTTGAGCAACTTCTGGCAGATGGTCATGAAGTTCGAGTGTTTTGTCGCGGGCAGTACGAAAGACTGACGCAGCTGAACGTACCAGTCGTACAGGGCGATCTGCGGAATTACGACGAAGTCTCTTCGGCCTGTGAAGACATCGATGCGGTCTTTCACGTGGCTGCTCTTCCCGGCGTCTGGGGGCCGTGGAAGTCGTATCACGACATCAACACTCTGGGTACGATCAATGTTGTGGAGGCCTGCAAGAAACAGAGCGTCCGGCGGCTGGTCTACACAAGCTCGCCCAGCGTTGTGTTCGATGGTTGCGACCACATCGATGCCGATGAAAGTCTGCCGTATGCATCGTCCTGGTTATGTCATTATCCGCATTCAAAAGCACTTGGCGAACAGGCAGTGCTGGCTGCTGACAACCCACAGCTTCGCACGGTTGCCCTGCGTCCGCATTTGATCTGGGGCCCGCGAGACAACCACCTGATTCCCAGGCTGATCCACCGGGCTAAGAATGGTCGGCTGCGGCGAGTGGGTGATGGCACAAATGTTGTTTCGGTTTCGTATGTAGAAAATGCGGCCGCCGCGCATGTACAGGTTGAACGCCACCTGCGCGACTCAGATTCAGCGGCTGGCAAAGCCTATTTCATCAATGAACCCGAATCGGTGAATCTCTGGAACTGGATTGATTTGTTACTGGTTCGTGCTGGTTTGCCACCGGTTCAGAAATCCATTTCACGGCGTGCTGCATGGAACATCGGTGCCATGTTGGAAACATTGTGGTCGATAACGCGACTGAAGGGTGAGCCACCGATGACACGTTTCGTTGCGTCACAGCTGGCAGGATCACACAGTTACAGCATAGCGGCCGCACAGAGAGATTTTTCATACACACCTGTCGTGTCCATGGAAGAAGGCCTGGAACGACTTCAGCCCGACCTGACGGCTGCTACGCGAAAGTAGACTCCATGCCTGCATTAACGCGAATCTACACAAGAACCGGCGATGACGGGTCCACATCGGATGGATCCGGTCAGCGTATTGAGAAAATCCATCCCCGCGTTGTGGCAGGTGGAAGCATCGACGAAACCAATTGCGCCATTGGTGTGGCAGTTGCAGCCGACGAACTTTCAACGATGAACGAAGACCTCCGTCGGCTGCAGCATTTTCTTTTTGATCTGGGGGCTGATGTTTGTGTTCCGCTGAAGCAGGAGCCTGCGTCGTCGACGATTCGCATTCAGTCATCGCACGTCGTTGCGCTGGAACGGATGATTGACAGCTACAACGAGAAGCTCAAATCGCTGAAAAATTTTGTGCTGCCCGGCGGGTCCACTCAGGCGGCAGCGCTGCATTTGTCCCGAAGCATTTGTCGAAGGGCTGAACTGGATCTGCTTCAGCTGTCACAGTTGGAATCGATCAACCCCCACGTGATTATTGCCATGAATCGGCTGAGTGATTTACTGTTTGTGCTAGCCCGCACGGCAAACACGCCGCGCGGTGATGTGCTCTGGCAGCCGGATATGAAGCTGGAGCTACATTCGGCGGATGGCACACGTCACGACATGCAGCCTCGGGATTGATGGAAGCTGTTGAAGGAACGCAGGTCAGGGTTTCAGACCTTTGTGTTCAAGGAGCTGCGCAATCAGATTGTCGACAGTGATTCCCTGAGCTTCCGCTCGATAGTTCGGCAGGATGCGATGCCTTAACACCGGCGCGGCCAGCGATTCAATATCTTTGGATGATACATACGGACGGCCTTCTATGAGTGCGAGGGCTTTGCCCCCCAGCACAAGATTCTGACCGGCCCGCAATCCTGCGCCCCAGCTCACGTATTCATTGATAAACGCTGGTGAATCTTTTTGTCCGGGGCGTGACGCAGAAGCGATTCTCACGGCATACCGTACAACTTCTTCTGCGACAGGAACTCGT is a window encoding:
- a CDS encoding serine hydrolase domain-containing protein, translating into MRNDFVAGHALRGVTLFVLGIVRLAFTSAAPADDAPSLNTLLQPFVAKHELAGAVAVVADRNQILALEMVGFSDVSLHKPMTKDAMFWIASQSKPMTATAVMMLVDEGRISLDDAVETHLPEFKGQMVVTEKSDDQVTLQRPVRPVTIRDILSHMSGLPFRSAIEEPTLDGLPLRVAVQSYAMTSLQTQPGTRYQYSNAGINTAARILEVLSGMPYEDFMQQRLFNPLGMKDTTFWPNEEQVTRIAKSYRPNPEKEDLIEIPVSQLTYPLNNRTQRFPMPAGGLFSTATDTAIFCQMLLNGGEWNGRQIISKAALKELSSRQTPGSVKESYGLGFALSPDGFGHGGAQATSMHVYPEEGIVIVWMVQHAGFPGEGARAQGVFRNWATSRSWAN
- the frr gene encoding ribosome recycling factor — protein: MDQDEILLDAEERMEKAVSVLSNALKGIRTGRASAGLVDSVRVEYYGSPTPLKQIANVSVPEPQQIMIRPFDSTTLDAIAKAITNSDLGLAPNNDGRVIRLNIPPLSTERRKQLTSRVKELAEEARVAIRNIRRDANKHADQSEKDKVMSEDDRDTTKDKVQDLTKKYEGIVNDRATSKETEVMDN
- a CDS encoding acyl-CoA dehydrogenase family protein → MTRRTDFQTLEQQLRELPACERTDEWPTAQFEALKQAGGLRWNIGPEFGGDGLSSAEMLSLYRQLASASLVTTFILTQRNAACQRIALARESDLRTKLLTQLCEGAIFSTVGISHLTTSRQHLKSPPVSVTVDGSDYVLNGVVPWATGATMADVLVTGGTLFDQTQILAAIPAHRAGVSVGKPVEMLALNSSQTGAIHLQNVRISAEEVLHGPVEKVMSQGAGGGAGSLGTSALAIGAAEGTIRQFEVEVEKRPELAEFILPLKAEANRLVLELERAAEATQDAGTQATEVLRRDANSLVTRSAQVWLAATKGAGFIAGHPAERAVRESMFFMVWSCPQPVLNANLKELSCRLNDE
- a CDS encoding NAD-dependent epimerase/dehydratase family protein, with amino-acid sequence MKALVTGGGGFLGLYIVEQLLADGHEVRVFCRGQYERLTQLNVPVVQGDLRNYDEVSSACEDIDAVFHVAALPGVWGPWKSYHDINTLGTINVVEACKKQSVRRLVYTSSPSVVFDGCDHIDADESLPYASSWLCHYPHSKALGEQAVLAADNPQLRTVALRPHLIWGPRDNHLIPRLIHRAKNGRLRRVGDGTNVVSVSYVENAAAAHVQVERHLRDSDSAAGKAYFINEPESVNLWNWIDLLLVRAGLPPVQKSISRRAAWNIGAMLETLWSITRLKGEPPMTRFVASQLAGSHSYSIAAAQRDFSYTPVVSMEEGLERLQPDLTAATRK
- a CDS encoding cob(I)yrinic acid a,c-diamide adenosyltransferase, whose amino-acid sequence is MPALTRIYTRTGDDGSTSDGSGQRIEKIHPRVVAGGSIDETNCAIGVAVAADELSTMNEDLRRLQHFLFDLGADVCVPLKQEPASSTIRIQSSHVVALERMIDSYNEKLKSLKNFVLPGGSTQAAALHLSRSICRRAELDLLQLSQLESINPHVIIAMNRLSDLLFVLARTANTPRGDVLWQPDMKLELHSADGTRHDMQPRD